The Arenibacter algicola region AAATAATGTATCACTGTCAATTATTTAGGGACAACCAGAATACTGGTGACCTAATTTTGGACAACAACGACTTGGAACGGGAAAGGGGTATTACAATTACCTCCAAGAACGTTTCCGTAGTTTACAAGGATACCAAGATCAATATTATAGATACCCCTGGTCACGCCGATTTTGGAGGTGAAGTAGAGCGTGTGTTAAACATGGCAGATGGCGTACTTTTGTTGGTGGATGCCTTTGAAGGCCCTATGCCGCAAACCCGTTTTGTACTCCAAAAGGCAATAGATCTAGGTCTTAAACCTTGTGTGGTTATCAATAAGGTAGACAAGGAAAACTGTACTCCGGAAGAGGTACATGAGAAAGTTTTTGACCTTATGTTCGAACTGGGTGCCGAAGAATGGCAATTGGATTTCCCAACTGTGTACGGTTCTGCAAAGAACAACTGGATGAGCGATGATTGGAAGAACCAAACAGAGAACATTGAGCCACTATTGGATATGGTAATTGAGCATATCCCAACTTTTGAGGCCAAGGAAGGAAATACGCAGATGCTGATAACTTCATTGGATTATTCTTCCTTTACCGGAAGAATTGCCATTGGAAGGTTGCAAAGGGGAGTCTTAAAAGAAAATCAGCAAGTTTCTTTGATAAAAAGAAATGGTACTATTGTTAAATCCAAAATTAAAGAGCTTTATACCTTCGAAGGAATGGGCCGATTAAAGGTTCCTGAGGTAGCCACCGGAGACATTTGTGCTTTGGTAGGTATCGAAGGATTCGAAATTGGTGATACCGTTGCCGATATTGAAAATCCTGAGCAATTGAAAACTATTGCGATTGATGAGCCTACCATGAGTATGTTGTTCACCATCAATGATAGTCCATTTTTTGGTAAGGATGGTAAATTTGTAACTTCAAGACATATCAACGACCGTCTAAAAAGGGAGTTGGAGAAGAATTTGGCCCTAAGGGTAAACGATACGGACAGTGCCGATAAGTTTTTGGTTTTTGGTCGTGGGGTACTGCATCTTTCTGTTTTGATCGAAACCATGAGAAGGGAAGGTTATGAATTGCAAATTGGACAACCACAGGTAATCATCAAGGAGATTGATGGGGTTAAATGTGAGCCAATTGAGCAATTGACCATAGATTTACCGGAGGAGGTTTCTGGTAGGGCTGTGGAAATGGTATCTATCCGTAAAGGGGAAATGACCAGTATGGAAGCCAAAGGAAACAGAATGGTTTGTGAATTCTTAATTCCTTCAAGGGGAATTATAGGTCTTAGAAACCAATTGTTGACAGCTACTGCGGGTGAGGCCATTATGGCGCACCGCTTTTTGGAATACCAACCTATGAAAGGGGATATTCCTCAAAGACAAAATGGTTCTTTGGTATCCATGGAAACAGGAAAATCTATTCCTTACTCCATTGATAAATTACAGGATAGAGGTAAGTTTTTTGTTGATCCGGGAGAGGATATTTACGAAGGCCAGGTAATTGGGGAAAACTCTAGAGGAGACGATATGACCATCAATATTACCAAGACCAAAAAATTGTCGAACGTTCGTTCCTCAGGAGCCGATGACAAAGCCAAGATTGTTCCTGCCATTAAGTTCTCTTTGGAGGAAGCATTGGAATATATCCAGAAAGACGAGTATGTTGAGGTTACTCCTAAACATTTGCGTCTAAGAAAGATACATTTAACGGAAAATGATCGTAAGCGTAATAAAATAGCATAAATAGAAAAGTCCCCTTAGAGGGACTTTTTTTTGCTCTATACCATACTACGGGCCACCTTTTTAGGTGGCTTTTTGTTTACCTCACTTTTGCTAGCTCAATTTTAAGTGTCAAGGCTCGGTAAAATCGGTCAATAAAATTCTCATTTTAACCTTTTGGATTAAGAATTCATTAAAATTTTGGCTTAGATTTTCCTACTTTCTGAATAATTTGAACTAAGCCTATTTTTCTTCACTTTGGATATGAATTTTAGCTATTTTAAAGTTGAATTACGACTTAATTCGGCCTAATCCAAATTAATAAAATATGCAACTAGAAGGAAAAAATGTACTCATCACTGGCGGTACTAGAGGAATCGGAAAATGTATGATAAAGGAATTGGTAAAAGGTGGTGTAAGCTATATTGCCGTAATAGCCCGCGACAAACAAAATTTAAAACAGTTATCCGAAGAATTCCAAGACGTTAAATTTATGCGCATTGCTGGCGATGTGGGAGACATAGAAGTTTTACGGGAGGCTGCTGCACGTATTGAGGACAAATGGGGGCATTTGGATATCTTGATCAACAATGCCGGTATAGTATCTGCAGGCCCTTTGGAGGATATACAGGACGAAGACCTTTATGATCAGGTAGCGGTAAATATTACTGCTGTGCTTTTACTTACTAAATATTGCATACCGCTTTTAAAATCTTCCAAAGAAGCTGCTATTTTAAACATATCTTCTGGTTTGGGTCTCATAGGAATG contains the following coding sequences:
- the typA gene encoding translational GTPase TypA, with amino-acid sequence MGVTKNIAIIAHVDHGKTTLVDKIMYHCQLFRDNQNTGDLILDNNDLERERGITITSKNVSVVYKDTKINIIDTPGHADFGGEVERVLNMADGVLLLVDAFEGPMPQTRFVLQKAIDLGLKPCVVINKVDKENCTPEEVHEKVFDLMFELGAEEWQLDFPTVYGSAKNNWMSDDWKNQTENIEPLLDMVIEHIPTFEAKEGNTQMLITSLDYSSFTGRIAIGRLQRGVLKENQQVSLIKRNGTIVKSKIKELYTFEGMGRLKVPEVATGDICALVGIEGFEIGDTVADIENPEQLKTIAIDEPTMSMLFTINDSPFFGKDGKFVTSRHINDRLKRELEKNLALRVNDTDSADKFLVFGRGVLHLSVLIETMRREGYELQIGQPQVIIKEIDGVKCEPIEQLTIDLPEEVSGRAVEMVSIRKGEMTSMEAKGNRMVCEFLIPSRGIIGLRNQLLTATAGEAIMAHRFLEYQPMKGDIPQRQNGSLVSMETGKSIPYSIDKLQDRGKFFVDPGEDIYEGQVIGENSRGDDMTINITKTKKLSNVRSSGADDKAKIVPAIKFSLEEALEYIQKDEYVEVTPKHLRLRKIHLTENDRKRNKIA
- a CDS encoding SDR family NAD(P)-dependent oxidoreductase, with product MQLEGKNVLITGGTRGIGKCMIKELVKGGVSYIAVIARDKQNLKQLSEEFQDVKFMRIAGDVGDIEVLREAAARIEDKWGHLDILINNAGIVSAGPLEDIQDEDLYDQVAVNITAVLLLTKYCIPLLKSSKEAAILNISSGLGLIGMPFYAAYGSTKAAVRQFSDSMRRELAPFNISVTCSFPTATDTDMMEKFKGRVMDSPEFVAQRSIEGLLNKELYVIFGGEDRLKENVMNFEAPEEFDKMVAQNYEDRKKASLGHKAV